From a single Nicotiana tomentosiformis chromosome 2, ASM39032v3, whole genome shotgun sequence genomic region:
- the LOC104102146 gene encoding UDP-arabinose 4-epimerase 1, protein MLGLGRTRTQTRSNRPMSLGGLDYADPKKKSNFVGKILMAAVLTALCILMLKQSPSFNTPSVFSRHQPGVIHVLVTGGAGYIGSHAALRLLKDSYRVTIVDNLSRGNIGAVRILQELFPEPGRLQFIYADLGDAKAVHQIFSQNAFDAVMHFAAVAYVGESTLDPLKYYHNITSNTLTVLEAMAAHGVPTLIYSSTCATYGEPEKMPITEETPQLPINPYGKAKKMAEDIILDFHKNSNMAVMILRYFNVIGSDPEGRLGEAPRPELREHGRISGACFDAARGITPGLKVRGTDYKTTDGTCIRDYIDVTDLVDAHVKALEKARPGKVGIYNVGTGRGRSVKEFVGACKAATGVPIKVDFLPRRPGDYAEVFSDPTKIRLELNWTAKHTDLQESLQVAWRWQKSHLNGYGSSLAKSS, encoded by the exons ATGCTAGGCTTGGGCAGGACAAGAACTCAGACAAGGTCTAATAGACCTATGTCTCTAGGAG GCCTGGATTATGCAGATCcaaagaagaagagcaatttcgTGGGTAAAATTCTTATGGCTGCTGTGCTAACAGCACTATGCATTCTTATGCTCAAGCAGTCCCCATCTTTTAATACCCCAAGCGTG TTCTCTCGCCATCAACCAGGTGTTATTCATGTCTTAGTCACCGGAGGTGCTGGCTATATTGGTTCCCATGCAGCATTACGACTTCTCAAAGACTCTTACCGTGTGACGATAGTG GACAACCTCTCACGAGGAAACATAGGAGCTGTAAGGATTCTACAAGAATTATTTCCTGAACCAGGGAGGCTTCAGTTTATATATGCTGACTTGGGGGATGCAAAAGCG GTGCACCAGATATTCTCCCAGAATGCTTTTGATGCTGTGATGCATTTTGCAGCTGTAGCATATGTTGGAGAGAGCACCCTTGATCCTCTAAA GTACTATCATAACATTACTTCAAATACCCTCACTGTCTTAGAAGCTATGGCAGCTCATGGAGTCCCCACATTGATTTACTCTAGTACATGTGCGACATATGGAGAGCCTGAAAAGATGCCCATTACCGAAGAAACTCCACAG CTCCCTATTAATCCATATGGAAAAGCGAAGAAAATGGCGGAGGATATTATTTTGGATTTCCATAAGAACTCAAACATGGCTGTCATGATTTTGAG GTACTTCAATGTGATTGGTTCTGATCCAGAGGGAAGACTAGGAGAAGCTCCCCGGCCTGAACTTCGTGAACATGGGCGAATATCTGGTGCTTGTTTTGATGCAGCTCGTGGAATCACACCTGGTCTTAAG GTTAGAGGAACAGACTATAAGACAACAGACGGTACATGCATTAGGGATTATATCGATGTCACTgatctagttgatgctcatgtgaAAGCTCTTGAAAAGGCAAGGCCTGGGAAAGTAGGAATCTACAACGTTGGAACTGGAAGAG GAAGATCAGTGAAGGAATTTGTGGGGGCTTGCAAGGCGGCCACTGGGGTTCCTATCAAAGTTGACTTCCTTCCCCGTCGACCTGGTGACTACGCGGAAGTATTTAGTGATCCAACTAAGATAAGGCTTGAACTGAACTGGACAGCCAAACACACCGATCTTCAAGAGAGTTTGCAAGTCGCGTGGAGATGGCAGAAGTCACACCTTAATGGTTATGGTTCATCTCTGGCCAAGTCTTCGTAA